Below is a genomic region from Nitrospirota bacterium.
ATGTTAGACATAAAAACCCTTCCTGATACATTAACCACTGAAACCTTAATGCCTGATGAAAGGCTCTGGATGACACTGCCAAAGCCAGGCACACCGGGTGGATAATTTAGAGGCCTAAGCACTCTGTTTTCCTTTGCTATATAGGGCAGAAATTCTTTTTTGTCCCAGATGTGATTTCCGCTTGTAATTACATGAATGCCTGAGCCAAACATCTCGGTAACGGTTTTTTCCGTTATTCCGAAGCCACCTGCGAGATTCTCTCCATTAGCTATAGTGAGGTCTATTTTATATGTCTCCACAAGTTTAGGCAGAAGGGCTTTAACAGCCATTCTGCCTGTCTTTCCAACTATATCTCCTATAAATAGGACATTCATGGTTTATTTTGCATATTCTACATATCTGGATTCTCTTATGACAGTAACCCTAATCTGACCCGGATATGTCATTTCCTGCTCTATTTTCTTTGATAGCTCCTTAGAGATGTTCCATGCAGACTCATCGGAGACATCCTCTGGCTTGACTATAATCCTGAGTTCCCTTCCTGCCTGAATCGCATAGCACTTCTCGACACCCTTGAATGACATGGCAAGCTGTTCGAGTTTCTCAAGCCTCTTAAGATAGTTCTCTATGCTTTCGGTTCTTACGCCTGGTCTTGCCGCAGAGAGGGCATCCGAGGCGGCTACGAGAGCGGCCTCAACCGATGTTGGCTCTCCTTCTCCATGATGCACTAAGATAGCATTTATCACCTTATCGTTTTCACCGTATTTTTTTGCAAGCCTTGCACCTATGTCCTGATGAGAGCCCTCAACCTCATGGTCAACTGCCTTGCCTATGTCGTGAAGAAGCCCTGCCCTTTTGGCTAATTTTAAATCCACGCCAAGCTCTCCTGCCATAACGCCTGCAAGGTATGCGACCTCCCTTGAATGCCGAAGGACATTCTGTCCATAAGATGACCTGTATCTCAGCCTTCCTATGAGCTTTATAATCTCAGGGTGAATGCCTGAGAGCCCTAGGTCAAATACTGCTTTTTCGCCTTCCTCGAATATTGCCGAGTCCACCTCTTTTCTAACCTTCTCGACAACCTCTTCTATTCTTGCAGGATGAATCCTTCCGTCAGATATCAGTCTTTCGAGGGAAAGCCTTGCTACCTCTCTTCTTACAGGGTCAAACCCAGAAAGCGTAACGAGCTCAGGCGTATCGTCGACAATAAGGTCAATCCCTGTTGCGGCCTCAAGTGCCCTGATATTTCTACCTTCTCTTCCTATAATCCTTCCTTTCATCTCATCGCTTGGAAGGCTTACGGCAGTAACAGAGGCATCAGTGACAAAATCGCTGGCATAACGCTGAATGGCAAGTCCTAAAACCTCCTTTGCCTTTTTATCGGATGCTTCTTTTGCCT
It encodes:
- the rny gene encoding ribonuclease Y; protein product: MPYAVYISVSVGVGVVLGVVLSLIYRASLRSKKEAIEREKHAIVEEAQKEAFRIKKEASVEAKDTLYQAKSEVEKELKERRHELNHLDKRLRQKEEGMERKLDQMEKREQELTKKEREFNSKERSLQDKDNSLKQLIKEQTLVLEKLSGLSSEEAKAELLGKVEEESRFEAIKLSKKIEDEAKEASDKKAKEVLGLAIQRYASDFVTDASVTAVSLPSDEMKGRIIGREGRNIRALEAATGIDLIVDDTPELVTLSGFDPVRREVARLSLERLISDGRIHPARIEEVVEKVRKEVDSAIFEEGEKAVFDLGLSGIHPEIIKLIGRLRYRSSYGQNVLRHSREVAYLAGVMAGELGVDLKLAKRAGLLHDIGKAVDHEVEGSHQDIGARLAKKYGENDKVINAILVHHGEGEPTSVEAALVAASDALSAARPGVRTESIENYLKRLEKLEQLAMSFKGVEKCYAIQAGRELRIIVKPEDVSDESAWNISKELSKKIEQEMTYPGQIRVTVIRESRYVEYAK